ATAAACGAAACGCGGCGAGGAGCGAAGCTCATCACCGCGTTCCATGGAAGAAGAACGCATTTTCGAAGCATTCCTGTAATGCTTTGAAACAAAGATTGACCAACAAAAAGACCTCCTGGTACAAATGGAGTTAGCGAAACAACCACAAATACCGAGGAGGTCAGATTGATGACAAAACGAACCAGTAATTTAAGCCAGATCCGTGAAGTGCGTACGCTCATAGTAGGCGTAGATGTAGCCAGAAAGGCTCATTGGGCACGAATGCTGGATGGAGGAACCGGGATCGAAGTCGAAAGCGCCTTCTCGTTTC
This Bacillota bacterium DNA region includes the following protein-coding sequences:
- a CDS encoding transposase, whose translation is MTKRTSNLSQIREVRTLIVGVDVARKAHWARMLDGGTGIEVESAFSFQNSTNGFSRLLGRISRAKERIGAGAIIVAMEPSGHYWKPL